Proteins from one Acidiphilium multivorum AIU301 genomic window:
- the nrfD gene encoding NrfD/PsrC family molybdoenzyme membrane anchor subunit: MREEVLASVLANPRVEPHLAIWGWQIATYLFLGGLAGGMMLCSGAVILGRRDEDAPFAARRAPLVALVLLAVGLGALFLDLERKINVWRFYTVLHVTSPMSWGSWILLLVMPALALMALGGIDAGFPPLARWLRGLPAIGALAGRVIGLSVAARRAVAAVNVALGIALCVYTGVLLSGFNARPFWHSALLGPLFLVSGMSTGAAVIVLGARTAKERHLFGRIDLGLILAEMALIGLFLIDMLNGNALQQAAVALLLGGALTGLFWVGFMALGLALPLLMEAASWRRPIALLAGTASVLVLVGGFLLRDIVVTAGQQTGWRSFHNQFNAALLDRLRHDGENPNGRF, translated from the coding sequence ATGCGTGAAGAGGTTCTGGCGAGCGTTCTGGCGAATCCCCGCGTCGAGCCGCATCTGGCGATCTGGGGATGGCAGATCGCGACCTATCTGTTTCTCGGCGGGCTGGCGGGCGGGATGATGCTGTGCTCGGGCGCGGTGATCCTCGGGCGGCGGGACGAGGATGCGCCCTTCGCCGCGCGGCGCGCGCCGCTGGTGGCGCTGGTGCTGCTGGCGGTCGGGCTCGGCGCGCTGTTCCTCGACCTCGAGCGCAAGATCAATGTGTGGCGGTTCTACACGGTCCTGCATGTGACCTCGCCGATGTCGTGGGGATCGTGGATATTGCTGCTGGTGATGCCGGCGCTGGCGCTGATGGCGCTGGGCGGGATCGATGCCGGGTTTCCGCCGCTGGCGCGATGGCTGCGGGGGCTGCCCGCGATCGGCGCGCTGGCGGGGCGGGTGATCGGGCTGAGCGTCGCGGCGCGGCGGGCGGTGGCGGCGGTGAACGTCGCGCTCGGGATCGCGCTCTGCGTCTATACCGGCGTGCTGCTCTCGGGGTTCAACGCGCGGCCGTTCTGGCATTCGGCGCTGCTCGGGCCGCTGTTCCTGGTCTCGGGCATGTCGACCGGGGCGGCGGTGATCGTTCTCGGCGCGCGCACGGCGAAGGAGCGGCACCTGTTCGGGCGGATCGATCTCGGGCTGATCCTGGCGGAGATGGCGCTGATCGGGCTATTCCTGATCGACATGCTCAACGGCAATGCGTTGCAGCAGGCGGCGGTGGCGCTGCTGCTGGGCGGGGCGCTGACCGGGCTGTTCTGGGTCGGGTTCATGGCGCTCGGCCTCGCGCTGCCGCTGCTGATGGAGGCGGCGAGCTGGCGCCGGCCGATCGCGCTGCTGGCCGGCACCGCCTCGGTGCTGGTGCTGGTCGGCGGGTTCCTGCTGCGCGACATCGTCGTCACTGCCGGGCAGCAGACCGGCTGGCGGAGCTTTCACAACCAGTTCAACGCCGCCCTGCTCGACCGCCTGCGCCATGACGGCGAGAACCCGAACGGCCGCTTCTAG
- a CDS encoding hydrogenase small subunit translates to MPDESRTFYELMRAQGTSRRSFLKFCSLTAAALGLDPVYATRIAHAMETKPRIPVLWMHGLECTCCSESFIRSGHPLARDVILKMISLDYDDTLMAAAGHQAESILDEIPRKYKGRYILAVEGNPPLNEDGMYCIVGGKPFVEKLKAVAADAMAVIAWGACASWGCVQAARPNPTAATPIDKVITGKPIIKVPGCPPIAEVMTGVITYMVTFGRLPELDARGRPLMFYGQRIHDKCYRRPHFDAGEFVEAWDDEGAREGYCLYKMGCRGPTTYNACSTTRWNGGVSFPIQSGHGCIGCAEDNFWDNGPFYQRLSHIGAGFGIEATADEVGAVVAGAAGAGILAHAGASVVKHMRGKPPSDDAARHSGDEGDRP, encoded by the coding sequence ATGCCGGACGAGTCGCGAACCTTCTACGAGCTGATGCGCGCGCAGGGAACCAGCCGCCGCTCGTTCCTGAAATTCTGCAGCCTGACTGCCGCGGCACTCGGGCTCGACCCCGTTTATGCGACGCGGATCGCGCATGCGATGGAGACCAAGCCGCGGATTCCGGTGCTCTGGATGCATGGGCTGGAATGCACGTGCTGTTCGGAATCGTTCATCCGCTCGGGCCATCCGCTGGCGCGGGATGTGATCCTGAAGATGATCTCGCTCGATTACGACGACACGCTGATGGCGGCGGCCGGGCACCAGGCGGAGTCGATCCTCGATGAAATTCCGAGGAAGTACAAGGGCCGTTACATTCTGGCGGTGGAGGGCAACCCGCCGCTGAACGAGGACGGCATGTACTGCATCGTCGGCGGCAAGCCCTTCGTCGAGAAGCTCAAGGCGGTGGCGGCGGATGCGATGGCGGTGATCGCCTGGGGGGCCTGCGCCTCGTGGGGATGCGTGCAGGCGGCGCGGCCGAACCCGACCGCGGCGACGCCGATCGACAAGGTGATCACCGGCAAGCCGATCATCAAGGTGCCGGGCTGCCCGCCGATCGCGGAGGTGATGACCGGCGTGATCACCTACATGGTGACGTTCGGGCGGCTGCCGGAGCTGGACGCGCGGGGCCGGCCGCTGATGTTCTATGGTCAGCGGATCCACGACAAATGTTATCGGCGGCCGCATTTCGACGCCGGCGAGTTCGTCGAGGCGTGGGACGACGAGGGGGCGCGCGAGGGCTATTGCCTCTACAAGATGGGCTGCCGGGGGCCGACCACCTACAACGCCTGCTCGACGACGCGGTGGAATGGCGGCGTGTCGTTCCCGATCCAGTCCGGGCATGGCTGCATCGGCTGCGCCGAGGACAATTTCTGGGATAATGGCCCGTTCTACCAGCGGCTTTCGCATATCGGCGCGGGATTCGGCATCGAGGCGACGGCGGACGAGGTGGGCGCGGTGGTCGCGGGCGCCGCGGGGGCCGGCATTCTCGCGCATGCGGGGGCGAGCGTGGTCAAGCACATGCGGGGCAAGCCGCCTTCCGACGATGCGGCACGACACAGCGGCGATGAAGGAGACAGGCCGTGA
- the cybH gene encoding Ni/Fe-hydrogenase, b-type cytochrome subunit, whose translation MTADTRTTPTDLAQGATARRVSAPVYVYELPVRIWHWVMALSIVILSITGFLIADPLWPLQVGQPSQHFLMGDIRTIHFITGDVFAVAMLVRIYWAIVGNRYAREIFAPAVWRRSWRREFARTIRWYLFLERETSKEIGHNPLAQLAMFAMFTLGVLFQIVTGFALFGEGTGHGTWAFALFTSWVMPLFGNSQAVHTWHHLAMWYLILFAMVHVYMSVREDIMSRQTMISTMINGWRFFKDDRE comes from the coding sequence ATGACGGCAGACACGCGGACGACGCCTACGGATCTCGCGCAGGGAGCGACGGCGAGGCGGGTGAGCGCGCCGGTCTATGTGTACGAGCTGCCGGTGCGGATCTGGCACTGGGTGATGGCGCTGTCGATCGTGATTTTGTCGATCACCGGATTCCTGATCGCCGATCCGCTGTGGCCGTTGCAGGTCGGCCAGCCGAGCCAGCATTTCCTGATGGGCGACATCCGCACGATCCATTTCATCACCGGCGACGTGTTCGCGGTGGCGATGCTGGTGCGGATCTACTGGGCGATCGTCGGCAACCGGTATGCGCGGGAGATTTTCGCGCCCGCGGTCTGGCGGCGGTCGTGGCGGCGCGAGTTCGCCAGGACGATCCGCTGGTACCTGTTCCTCGAACGCGAGACGAGCAAGGAGATCGGGCATAATCCGCTGGCGCAGCTTGCGATGTTCGCGATGTTCACGCTCGGCGTGCTGTTCCAGATCGTCACCGGCTTCGCGCTGTTCGGCGAGGGGACCGGCCATGGCACCTGGGCCTTTGCGCTGTTCACGAGCTGGGTGATGCCGCTCTTCGGCAACAGCCAGGCGGTGCACACGTGGCATCACCTGGCGATGTGGTACCTGATCCTGTTCGCGATGGTCCATGTCTACATGTCGGTGCGGGAGGACATCATGTCGCGGCAGACGATGATCAGCACGATGATCAATGGCTGGCGCTTCTTCAAGGACGACCGGGAATGA
- a CDS encoding hydrogenase expression/formation protein, whose translation MDPFALPARSGTAEAGPDYLALPTEMHVFRAPSLPDDPAARVRCRTWLQRIGAALEAAASGAAVGQIVLDEASAADCASLDEILLDGEVSALVLGAPEWQIGETAYTGLWRLRARDAATGRRLDRLEIGPIPAVVAARAAASWGLMELPAPEAIPPEMVNAPHVLAELRARSAAFRPGGAAHVINLGLLPLAEAELTWLVRTLGEGPAIILSGGYGTCRIRSTRLAGTWWVQYYNAADALILNTLEIAAVPAVACAAQDDIAESASRVRALEAAYP comes from the coding sequence ATGGACCCATTCGCCCTGCCCGCGCGATCCGGCACCGCCGAGGCGGGACCGGACTATCTCGCGCTGCCGACGGAGATGCATGTGTTCCGCGCGCCCTCGCTGCCCGACGATCCGGCGGCGCGGGTGCGGTGCCGCACCTGGCTGCAGCGGATCGGCGCGGCGCTGGAGGCGGCTGCATCCGGCGCTGCGGTGGGGCAGATCGTGCTCGACGAGGCCTCGGCGGCGGATTGCGCCAGTCTCGACGAGATCCTGCTCGATGGCGAGGTGAGCGCGCTGGTGCTGGGCGCGCCGGAATGGCAGATCGGCGAGACGGCCTATACCGGATTGTGGCGGCTGCGGGCGCGCGATGCGGCGACCGGGCGGCGGCTGGACCGGCTGGAGATCGGGCCAATACCGGCGGTGGTGGCGGCGCGCGCCGCAGCTTCCTGGGGGCTTATGGAGCTGCCGGCGCCGGAGGCGATTCCGCCGGAGATGGTCAACGCGCCGCACGTGCTGGCGGAGCTGCGCGCCCGCAGCGCCGCGTTCCGGCCGGGCGGCGCGGCGCATGTGATCAATCTCGGCCTGCTGCCGCTGGCCGAGGCGGAGCTGACCTGGCTGGTGCGCACGCTCGGCGAGGGGCCGGCGATCATTCTCTCGGGCGGGTACGGCACCTGCCGGATCCGCAGCACGCGCCTCGCCGGGACTTGGTGGGTGCAGTATTACAACGCGGCGGACGCGCTGATCCTGAACACGCTGGAGATCGCCGCGGTGCCGGCGGTGGCCTGCGCCGCCCAGGACGACATCGCCGAATCCGCATCGCGCGTGCGGGCGCTGGAGGCGGCCTATCCATGA
- a CDS encoding prenyltransferase, whose amino-acid sequence MDQFGAMRLGGNAERASADQALTAQLFDKARRMVIAGAIDGNPSATPLLCARDGEDIVFAAHRASRLAALLSINPRAQAIVETDDPLFSLLLEVTGFCVELREAAARGRVLAALHGGAGPDDAAAREFACYRLRPTRLALVDRMATPRFAWQALPQNRRSDARLALEDLGGWMRLWIRTVRAPFFTAAIVPVLLGGAVARFAMARAGTGADWPWALFLWCIAGVLLAAAGTNLINDYGDHETGADEGNEVGGNPFTGGSRAIQLGMVAAWKVLLGSAICFGGTVAIGLHINAALAGHALAPTPLLGFGVIGCALGIMYTMGPFRLSYRGLGEVAVPLGFGPVIVLGTAYVLASAMHVPVPWLAGLLAALPVSVFVLLILWINQFQDAPADAAAGKRTWVVRLAETAGGDIDFRRPFRAYLALDAAGFGLIALLGLIGRADPALATRYAFLALLPLPLALVAARKGSLWVRRWRAAPGERARLPFELLGVNAITIGVHLATGLLLALAYLLAG is encoded by the coding sequence ATGGACCAGTTCGGCGCCATGCGCCTCGGCGGCAACGCGGAGCGGGCGAGTGCGGACCAGGCGCTGACCGCGCAACTGTTCGACAAGGCGCGGCGGATGGTGATCGCCGGCGCGATCGACGGCAACCCGTCGGCAACACCGCTGCTCTGCGCGCGGGATGGGGAGGACATCGTCTTCGCCGCCCATCGCGCCTCGCGCCTCGCCGCCCTGCTGTCGATCAATCCGCGGGCGCAGGCGATCGTCGAGACTGACGATCCGTTATTTTCGCTCCTGCTGGAGGTCACGGGCTTCTGCGTCGAGCTGCGGGAGGCGGCGGCGCGGGGGCGGGTGTTGGCGGCACTGCATGGCGGGGCCGGGCCGGATGACGCGGCGGCGCGAGAATTTGCCTGCTACCGGCTGCGGCCGACGCGGCTCGCGCTGGTGGACCGGATGGCGACGCCGCGCTTCGCCTGGCAGGCGCTGCCGCAGAACCGGCGCAGCGACGCGCGGCTGGCGCTGGAGGATCTCGGCGGGTGGATGCGGCTGTGGATCCGCACCGTGCGGGCACCGTTCTTCACCGCCGCGATCGTGCCGGTGCTGCTGGGCGGGGCGGTGGCGCGGTTCGCGATGGCGCGGGCCGGGACCGGGGCTGACTGGCCGTGGGCGCTGTTCCTCTGGTGCATCGCGGGCGTTCTGCTGGCGGCGGCGGGGACGAACCTGATCAACGATTACGGCGACCACGAGACCGGGGCCGACGAGGGCAACGAGGTTGGCGGCAATCCGTTCACCGGGGGCAGCCGGGCGATCCAGCTCGGGATGGTGGCGGCGTGGAAGGTGCTGCTGGGCAGCGCGATCTGCTTCGGCGGCACGGTCGCGATCGGGCTGCACATCAACGCGGCACTCGCCGGCCACGCGCTGGCGCCGACGCCGCTGCTCGGCTTCGGCGTGATCGGCTGCGCACTCGGCATCATGTATACCATGGGACCGTTCCGGCTGAGCTATCGCGGGCTCGGCGAGGTCGCGGTGCCGCTCGGCTTCGGGCCGGTGATCGTGCTCGGCACCGCCTATGTGCTGGCCAGCGCGATGCACGTGCCGGTGCCCTGGCTGGCGGGGCTGCTGGCCGCCCTGCCGGTTTCGGTGTTCGTGCTGCTGATCCTGTGGATCAACCAGTTCCAGGACGCGCCGGCCGACGCGGCGGCGGGCAAGCGGACCTGGGTGGTGCGGCTGGCGGAGACGGCGGGCGGCGACATCGATTTCCGGCGGCCGTTCCGCGCCTATCTGGCGCTGGATGCCGCGGGGTTCGGGCTGATCGCGCTGCTCGGGCTGATCGGGCGGGCCGATCCGGCGCTGGCGACACGATACGCGTTCCTCGCGCTGCTGCCGCTGCCGCTCGCCCTCGTCGCGGCGCGCAAGGGGAGCTTGTGGGTGCGGCGCTGGCGGGCGGCGCCGGGCGAGCGGGCGCGGTTGCCGTTCGAGCTGCTCGGGGTGAACGCGATCACCATCGGCGTGCACCTGGCGACCGGGCTGCTGCTGGCGCTCGCCTATCTTCTCGCGGGGTGA
- the hypA gene encoding hydrogenase maturation nickel metallochaperone HypA gives MHEMALCEGLVQALEAQAGAAAFSRVHAVELEIGALAAVECEAMRFNFGIVTRGTLAEDARLDIVEVDGRAWCMQCGTTVTLRRFGDPCPHCDSLQLQVLDGKQIRIRQIEVT, from the coding sequence ATGCATGAGATGGCGCTCTGCGAGGGGCTGGTGCAGGCGCTGGAAGCGCAGGCGGGGGCGGCCGCGTTCAGCCGGGTGCATGCGGTGGAGCTGGAAATCGGCGCGCTGGCGGCGGTGGAATGCGAGGCGATGCGGTTCAATTTCGGCATCGTCACGCGCGGCACGCTGGCGGAGGACGCGCGGCTCGACATCGTCGAGGTCGATGGCAGGGCCTGGTGCATGCAATGCGGCACCACGGTGACGCTGCGGCGCTTCGGCGATCCGTGTCCGCATTGCGACAGCCTGCAATTGCAGGTGCTCGACGGCAAGCAGATCAGGATCAGGCAGATCGAGGTGACATGA
- a CDS encoding nuclear transport factor 2 family protein — MPDRSPSHLADAAKVFAAIDRQDAAAFASLFANNGMFVFGNAAPVIGPAAIRAAVTAFFAAIRELRHDIIDVWHVGDSVITQLTVLYRRRDGSVVSLPAATIWRVSDLGITDYRIYADLAPLVAPSD, encoded by the coding sequence ATGCCCGACCGATCCCCGTCCCACCTCGCCGATGCGGCAAAGGTCTTCGCCGCGATCGACCGCCAGGACGCCGCCGCCTTCGCGTCGCTCTTCGCCAATAACGGCATGTTTGTCTTCGGCAATGCCGCCCCCGTCATCGGCCCCGCCGCCATCCGCGCCGCGGTCACGGCATTCTTCGCCGCCATCCGCGAATTGCGGCACGACATCATCGATGTCTGGCATGTCGGCGATTCCGTCATCACCCAGCTCACCGTGCTCTACCGCCGCCGCGACGGATCGGTGGTCTCCCTTCCGGCCGCCACCATCTGGCGCGTCTCCGATCTCGGCATCACCGACTACCGCATCTACGCCGACCTCGCCCCGCTCGTCGCCCCGTCGGACTGA
- a CDS encoding HyaD/HybD family hydrogenase maturation endopeptidase, translating into MSRGATVLGIGNVLWADEGFGVRAVEALNAGWTCGPEVRLVDGGTQGLALLPVVGEAGLLVILDAVDFGLAPGTLMVAADDEVPRYLTAKKLSLHQTSFQDVLALAQISGRAPARMVLVGVQPCDLDTYGGGLSAPVAARIGEAVDIVRAHLAGAGFALAPRAAGEEAEPLGPAAVAMTFGGPAAQIAEAS; encoded by the coding sequence ATGAGCCGCGGGGCGACGGTGCTCGGGATCGGTAACGTGCTCTGGGCGGACGAGGGGTTCGGCGTGCGCGCGGTGGAGGCGCTGAATGCCGGCTGGACGTGCGGGCCGGAGGTGCGCCTCGTCGATGGCGGGACGCAGGGGCTGGCGCTGCTGCCGGTGGTGGGCGAGGCCGGGCTGCTGGTCATTCTCGACGCGGTGGATTTCGGGCTGGCGCCGGGGACGCTGATGGTGGCGGCCGACGACGAGGTGCCGCGCTACCTGACCGCGAAGAAGCTGAGCCTGCACCAGACGAGTTTCCAGGACGTGCTGGCGCTGGCGCAGATTTCGGGGCGGGCGCCGGCGCGGATGGTGCTGGTCGGCGTGCAGCCCTGCGACCTCGACACCTATGGCGGCGGGCTGTCGGCGCCGGTGGCGGCGCGGATCGGCGAGGCGGTGGACATCGTGCGGGCGCATCTGGCCGGGGCGGGGTTCGCGCTCGCGCCGCGCGCGGCCGGCGAGGAGGCGGAGCCGCTCGGCCCGGCCGCGGTGGCGATGACGTTCGGCGGACCGGCGGCGCAGATAGCGGAGGCATCGTGA
- a CDS encoding thioredoxin domain-containing protein yields MAGSAALARLAAAEGVRELGGDGLEAALAEGTTLVLFTGDPTRHREIDDVAVIVPELAKAFAGRFRCAMVDPDRERAAAARFRVVVRPTLVLVHEGAMIGSVARMRSWAEYLEAIGGMLDRIGAPAAAAMEA; encoded by the coding sequence ATGGCGGGATCGGCGGCACTGGCGCGGCTCGCGGCGGCGGAGGGCGTGCGGGAGCTGGGCGGCGACGGGCTGGAGGCGGCGCTGGCCGAGGGCACGACGCTGGTCCTGTTTACCGGCGATCCGACGCGGCATCGGGAGATCGACGATGTCGCCGTGATCGTGCCGGAGCTTGCGAAGGCGTTCGCGGGGCGGTTCCGCTGCGCGATGGTGGACCCGGACCGGGAGCGGGCGGCGGCGGCGCGGTTCAGGGTGGTGGTCCGCCCGACGCTCGTTCTGGTGCATGAGGGGGCGATGATCGGCAGCGTCGCGCGGATGCGGAGCTGGGCGGAGTATCTCGAGGCGATCGGCGGGATGCTCGACCGGATCGGCGCGCCGGCGGCCGCCGCGATGGAGGCCTGA
- a CDS encoding rubredoxin — protein MSGTAELSRYECRICWHVYDPAAGDEVWQIAPGTAFADLPESWHCPNCDAERHQFLPLDAEDGDA, from the coding sequence ATGAGCGGGACCGCCGAGCTTTCCCGCTACGAGTGCCGGATCTGCTGGCATGTGTACGATCCGGCGGCGGGCGACGAGGTGTGGCAGATCGCGCCGGGGACGGCGTTCGCCGACCTGCCGGAGTCGTGGCATTGCCCGAACTGCGACGCCGAGCGTCACCAGTTCCTGCCGCTCGACGCGGAGGACGGCGATGCATGA
- a CDS encoding type II toxin-antitoxin system RatA family toxin, producing the protein MASCRIERRLAIPVAAAYDLIADIESYPRFVPFWLSATILERTARRMTVRQAVSIMGLRMDFVSAATLDPPHRIAIRSASLPFRDFALSWSLREMRPAATLIRAELAVEFDSRPLDAMASRLVPVLLWRVVAAFEREARGRAAHPARR; encoded by the coding sequence ATGGCCTCCTGCCGGATCGAGCGGCGCCTCGCGATCCCGGTCGCCGCGGCCTACGACCTGATCGCCGACATCGAATCCTATCCCCGCTTCGTCCCCTTCTGGCTCTCCGCGACCATCCTCGAGCGCACCGCGCGCCGGATGACGGTGCGCCAGGCCGTCAGCATCATGGGCCTGCGGATGGACTTCGTCTCCGCCGCCACCCTCGACCCGCCGCACCGCATCGCCATCCGTTCGGCCTCGCTCCCCTTCCGCGATTTCGCCCTGTCCTGGTCGCTGCGCGAGATGCGCCCGGCGGCAACGCTGATCCGCGCCGAACTCGCGGTCGAATTCGACTCCCGCCCGCTCGATGCGATGGCATCGCGCCTCGTGCCGGTGCTGCTCTGGCGGGTGGTCGCGGCGTTCGAGCGGGAGGCGAGGGGCCGCGCCGCTCACCCCGCGAGAAGATAG
- a CDS encoding rhodanese-like domain-containing protein yields the protein MARTPKHAPLLSLLTAAAAAVPPLPTALVVMAPAGAALAAAPGASTTLAQAIARGDTQIAPAGVRALIMAQRRDFTLIDIRAPKEFAAGHIRDARNVPISQLALPQEINRLRRSPQVILYGNATDKAAEAAVMLRASGVMARAMTGGLAAWGQALEAAAARPDQAAMVRALNLCPEIVATPIAPAPAAPEAAPAAPQAAPKAPAGTAPVNLNGMCG from the coding sequence ATGGCCCGCACACCGAAACACGCCCCGCTCCTTTCGCTGCTGACCGCCGCGGCGGCCGCGGTGCCGCCGCTGCCCACGGCGCTCGTCGTGATGGCGCCGGCGGGCGCGGCACTGGCCGCCGCACCGGGCGCGTCGACGACGCTGGCGCAGGCGATCGCGCGCGGCGACACGCAGATCGCGCCGGCCGGCGTGCGGGCGCTGATCATGGCGCAGCGGCGGGATTTCACGCTGATCGACATCCGCGCGCCGAAGGAGTTCGCCGCCGGGCATATCCGCGACGCGCGCAACGTTCCGATATCGCAACTTGCGCTGCCGCAGGAGATCAACCGCCTGCGCCGCTCGCCGCAGGTGATCTTGTATGGCAACGCCACGGACAAGGCGGCCGAGGCGGCGGTGATGCTGCGGGCCTCGGGGGTGATGGCGCGGGCGATGACGGGCGGACTCGCGGCGTGGGGACAGGCGCTGGAGGCGGCGGCGGCGCGGCCGGACCAGGCGGCGATGGTGCGGGCGCTCAACCTCTGCCCCGAGATCGTGGCGACGCCGATCGCGCCGGCCCCGGCCGCACCCGAGGCGGCCCCCGCCGCGCCGCAGGCGGCACCGAAGGCGCCGGCCGGAACGGCGCCGGTCAATCTGAACGGCATGTGCGGCTGA
- a CDS encoding nickel-dependent hydrogenase large subunit translates to MVVDPVTRIEGHMRCEVNLDENNVIRNAVSSGTMWRGLEVILKGRDPRDAWAFCERICGVCTGVHALASVRTVEDALGIRIPANANTIRNLITASLWAQDHLVHFYHLHALDWVDVVSALKADPKATSALAQSISPWPNSSPGYFRDVQTRLQKFVDSGQLGPFMNGYWGNPAYKLPPEANLMAVSHYLEALDFQREIVKIHTVFGGKNPHPNWLVGGMACAINLDGPLAAGAPVNMVQLNLVSSIIDQTIAFIDQVYIPDLKAIASFYKTWQYGRGLAGRNVMSYGEFPFEANAWTDRNLMIPRGAIVNGNLAEIHEVDARDPGQIQEFVDHSWYKYPNESVGLHPWSGITDPDFRLGAKTVGTRTDIRQLDESEKYSFIKAPRWRGHAMEVGPLSRFTIGYARGMAEFKEPVDRLLKDLGLPFEALFTTLGRTAARGLEASWAAHAMRRLHDQLMDNLKAGDLATASTAKWEPASWPAEAKGVGLVEAPRGALGHWIHIRNGKIEAYQAVVPTTWNGSPRDPAGNIGAFEAALLNTPLANAEQPLEILRTLHSFDPCLACSTHVMAPDGGELVRVQVL, encoded by the coding sequence ATGGTGGTCGATCCGGTGACGCGGATCGAGGGGCACATGCGCTGCGAGGTGAATCTCGACGAGAACAACGTGATCCGCAACGCGGTCTCCTCGGGGACGATGTGGCGCGGGCTGGAGGTGATCCTGAAGGGGCGCGACCCGCGGGACGCCTGGGCGTTCTGCGAGCGGATCTGCGGCGTGTGCACCGGGGTGCATGCGCTCGCCTCGGTGCGGACGGTGGAGGACGCGCTGGGAATCCGGATTCCGGCCAACGCCAACACGATCCGCAACCTGATCACCGCCTCGCTCTGGGCGCAGGATCATCTCGTGCATTTCTACCACCTGCACGCGCTGGACTGGGTGGACGTGGTGAGCGCGCTGAAGGCCGATCCGAAGGCGACGAGCGCGCTGGCGCAGTCGATCTCGCCGTGGCCGAATTCCTCGCCGGGCTATTTCCGCGACGTGCAGACGCGGTTGCAGAAATTCGTGGACTCGGGCCAGCTCGGGCCGTTCATGAACGGCTACTGGGGCAACCCCGCCTACAAGCTGCCGCCCGAGGCGAACCTGATGGCGGTGTCGCACTATCTGGAGGCGCTCGATTTCCAGCGCGAGATCGTCAAGATCCATACCGTGTTCGGCGGCAAGAACCCGCATCCGAACTGGCTGGTCGGCGGGATGGCCTGCGCGATCAATCTCGACGGTCCGCTCGCCGCCGGCGCGCCGGTGAACATGGTGCAGCTCAATCTGGTGTCGTCGATCATCGACCAGACCATCGCGTTCATCGACCAGGTCTATATTCCGGACCTGAAGGCCATCGCCTCGTTCTACAAGACCTGGCAGTACGGGCGCGGGCTGGCGGGGCGCAACGTGATGTCGTACGGCGAGTTCCCGTTCGAGGCGAACGCGTGGACGGACCGGAACCTGATGATTCCGCGCGGCGCGATCGTCAACGGCAACCTCGCCGAAATTCACGAGGTGGATGCGCGCGACCCGGGGCAGATCCAGGAATTCGTCGATCATTCCTGGTACAAATACCCGAACGAGTCCGTGGGCCTGCACCCGTGGTCGGGGATCACCGATCCGGATTTCCGGCTCGGGGCCAAGACCGTCGGCACCAGGACGGATATCCGCCAGCTCGATGAATCGGAGAAATACTCCTTCATCAAGGCGCCGCGCTGGCGCGGCCATGCGATGGAGGTGGGGCCGCTTTCGCGCTTCACCATCGGCTATGCCAGGGGGATGGCGGAATTCAAGGAGCCGGTCGACCGGCTGCTGAAGGATCTCGGCCTGCCCTTCGAGGCGCTGTTCACCACACTGGGCCGCACCGCCGCGCGGGGGCTGGAAGCCTCGTGGGCGGCGCATGCGATGCGCCGGCTGCACGACCAGCTGATGGATAATCTCAAGGCCGGCGATCTCGCCACCGCGAGCACGGCGAAATGGGAGCCGGCGAGCTGGCCGGCGGAGGCGAAGGGCGTGGGGCTGGTGGAGGCGCCGCGCGGGGCGCTCGGGCACTGGATTCATATCCGCAACGGAAAAATCGAGGCCTATCAGGCGGTGGTGCCGACGACGTGGAACGGCTCGCCGCGCGACCCGGCCGGCAATATCGGCGCCTTCGAGGCGGCGCTGCTCAACACGCCGCTCGCCAATGCCGAGCAGCCGCTGGAGATCCTGCGCACGCTGCACAGTTTCGATCCGTGCCTCGCCTGCTCGACGCATGTGATGGCGCCGGACGGCGGCGAGCTGGTGCGCGTGCAGGTGCTCTGA